The genomic region CCCGCGGCGATCTCCGATGCGCTTGCCGTGTAGCCGTTGACCAGGACCACGAGCGGATGCGCTTGGACGGCCGTCGCTTCGGCGTTGATGGTCGTGAACGGCTTTTGCCGTCCGTCGATCGAGACGATCGGGCCGTCGGGGATGAACTTCGATGCGACGTCGACCGCGGCGTTGAGGTAGCCGCCGCCATTGTAGCGCAAGTCGAGGACGTAGCCTTTGACGCCGGCCTTTTGGAAGTCATCGAGCGCGCGCGTCAGCTCTTCGCCGGTGGTCGCGCCGAAAACGAGCAAGCGCACGTAGCCGACGTTGTTCTCGAGCATGCGCGCCAGTACGCTCGGTTCGTGGATGAACTCGCGCGTGATGTCCATGGTGAGATTCGCGGTTTGACCCTTGCGCTGCACCACCAACTCCACCGAGGTGCCCGGCTTGCCGCGGATCAGTTTGCTGTCATCGCCGACCGAAAGCCCTGTCGTCGGCTTGCCGTCGATGGTGAGCACGATGTCGCCCGGCATCAGTCCGGCCTTGTCCGCCGGTCCGCCGGAGATCACTTGCGTGACCAGCAGCGATTTCGTGTCCGGGTCCGTGTCGATGACGATGCCGATGCCGGGGAAGCCGCTGCCTTCGAGGTTCTGGTTGAGCGACTTGTATTCGTCCGGCGTCATGAACACGGTCCAATGGTCGTGCAGCGAATCGAGGATGCCCGCGATCGCGCCGTAGGCGATGTCCTTCTCGCCGACGGTCTTGCCGTAGTCGCGGTCGGCCGTCTGAAGCTCCTGGTTGAGCTCCGAGATGTCGGCGCTCTTGCTGCCGAGGGTGTGCAACGCCGGCAACTTGCTCGCGTCGCCGCCCTTGCTCTTGACCGTCTTCTTGATGCCGGCGACCGCACCGTCGAGCAGCGTCTGGTCGTCGACCGCCTTGAAGAACTCGGCGCCGGCGCGCAGGAAGCTATAATCGAGCATCGAGCGATTGAGGTCGTCGCCGCCGGTCGCGGCGGCAAGCGTGGCGCTCGGGCCGCTGCCCAGCAGCAGCACGCCGGCGAGGGCGGCGGCCGCAAACATCGTGAGCCGGTGGGTCGGGTGCATCTGTGTCATCTTCATCCTATGGATTCTTCGCGCTCAGAGCGATCTGTTTGTGCACATACTCGAGCGCGGCTTTGAGCTGCACGTCCTTGGAATCGAGTCCGACGATCTTCGGGTCCATCGGCACGGTGATGTTCGGGTCGATGCCGCGCTTGTTGATGTCGCGGCCGTTGGGCGTGACGTAGCGCGCGGTCGTGATCTTGACCGCGCTGGAACCGGGCAGATCATAGATCGTCTGCACGACGCCCTTGCCGTAGGTGCGCACGCCGAGCAGCACGCCGACGCGGGCGTCCTGGATCGCACCGGCGGTGATCTCCGACGCGCTGGCGGTGTACTGATTGACGAGCACGACCAGCGGGTGCGGGGGCACCGCGTCCTGGTATGCGTCTTCGGTCTCCACTTGGCCGGCGCGGTCGATCGTCGAGACGATGGGGCCGTCAGCGATGAACTTAGACGAGACCTGGACGGCTGCGTCGAGCAAGCCGCCGCCGTTGTTGCGCAGGTCGAAGACGATGGCTTTGGCGCCTTGCTTGAACACGGCGTTCAACGCTGCCGTGACCTCTTGCTCCGAGGTATCGCCGAAATCGTAGAGCTGGATGTAGCCGACGTCCTTGCCGATCATGCGGTACGAGACCGACGGCACGTGGATCTGCTCGCGCACCACGACGTAGGTCTTGTCGGGAGCGCCTTTGCGCGCGACCAGCAGCTTCACCGCGGTACCGACCTTGCCGCGGATCAGGTTCATCACCGAATCAAGGTCCATCGGCTTGGTCAGGTGGCCGTCCACGCTGATGATGGTGTCGAACGGTTTGAGCCCGGCGTGCGATGCCGGCGTGCCCTCGATCGGGTTGAGGACCTCGATGTCCTTGGTCTTGGGATCCTTGCCGATATAGATGCCGATACCGCCGAAGTCGCCGCCGCGGATCAGCTCGTTCAAGCTTTGGATCTCGCGCGGGCTTAAGAACACGGTGTACGGATCGTTCAGCGAATCGAGCATGCCCGAAACCGCCGCAAACGTCATGTCATCCACGCTGGCTGCGCTCGAATACGAATCCATCGCATCGGTGAGCATCTTGTTGGCGGCCGCCGTGTCGTCTGCGAGCACGTTGTCGGCGGTCGGCAGCGCGATCACCGCGTTGACATGTTTTTGTTCGAGGAACTTCACAAGGCCGGTGCGCTCGCCTTTGAGCAGCCCTTGATCGTCGATCGGCTTGTAGAAGTGCTCGTGGACCTTCTCCATGGAGATATCGAGGATGCTCAGGTCTTTGCCGCGGTCATCCGCGCTTGCGAGCTGGCCCCCGACCGAAAAATCGCCGCGAGCATCGCCGACATGGAACGCCAGGACCCGCGGATCGAGCGCGTTGGTCCGCTTGAGGTGGGCACGCTCGTACGCAAGCGTGAGGCCGGCGGCGGCCACGATGGCCAGCACGACGGCGATGGCGCGGCGATAGGCAGGCACGAGGCTAAGGGGTCCTTTCGGAGAGCGGCCTGCGGGACAGCCGCCAGACCATGTGACGAGACACTCTCATATCCTATATACGACGTTTTTCCCTGCGGAAAGTTGCATAGAAGGCGATGAGAATTCAGAAACGGCCGGATAAATCCGGCCGCTACAGGCGCGTCATGGGATTGACGGGCACGCCGTTGACGCGGATCTCGAAGTGCAGATGCGGACCGGTCGCGTATCCGGTGGCGCCGACCCGCGCGATCGCTTGACCGCGCGCGACGTAGAGCCCCTGCGACACCAGGATCGCCGAACAGTGCGCATACAGCGTCGACAAGCCGCCGCCGTGATCGATGATGACGGTATTGCCGTAGCCGCCGTACCAACCGACGAAGAGCACGACGCCGTCGTCCGACGCGACGATCGGCGCGCCGTAGGGGGCGCCGATGTCGATGCCGGTATGCATGCGGTAACCACCCAAGATCGGGTGCCAGCGCATGCCGAACGGCGAGACGACCGGCCCTTGCGCCGGCCAGATGAATCGACCTGAGCCGATCGGCTCGTTCGGCGGCGTTTGCCCGGCGGCGATAGCCGCCGCGCGTCGTGCCTGCTGCGCGGCGAGCCGCGCGCGCGCCGCAGCGGCCGCCTCTTCGCGCTGGCGTTCGACGATCAGCTGCTGAAGCTCGGCCTCTTGGGCCGCGGTGAGATCTTCGAGCTGTTGCACGTGCTGTTGGATGACGTTTTGCTGGAGCGTCGCGGCGTAGAGCAGCTCGCGGCGGCGATCCGCCAAGCTTGAGAGCTGCCCGCGCTTGCGCTCGCGGTCGTCGCGCTGCGCATTCAAGTCGGCTTGCGTGCTTTCCAGATCGGCGACGATCGTCTGATAGCGATGCTGCTCCGTGTTGACGCGCGCGATCAGCTCGGTATCGGAACGAACGATGAAGCGCAAGAAGTCGAGCCGCTCGACGAAGTCCTCGAACGAGGTGGCGTCGAGCAGCACGTCAAGGTACGAGGTCGAGCCCTGTTCGTAGATGTCGACCATGCGCCGGTCGAGCGCGTCCGTGTGACGCTTGAGGCTGGCTTGGATGTCGGCCAGCTGCATGCGGCGCACCGCGAGGCGGCGCTCGGTCACGTCGATCGCCGACGAGAGATCGCCGATCTCGCCCGTAACGCGAAAGATCGCGTCGTTGGTCTCGTGCAGCTGGGTGGAGATGTTCTGCACCTTGAAGTGCGCTTGGTGCAGCTGGCCGCGCGCCTGTTCCAGCTGCTGCTTGGTCTGCTCGATCTTCTGCTGGCTCTGTTTGATCTTGAGATTGATCGGGACGGGTGTCGGCGTCGGATGCGCGACTCGCGCCATCGCGGGCGACTGCGCCGCGCCCGCGCCGGCAATCGCGATCAGAATCGCCGCCGCCCGCAGCGTGGCGCGCATCAAGCCGGGCGCAGGTACCGGCTCACCGAGAGCCAGCTGGCCAGCATGCCGACGAACGCGCCGACGAGCAGCAGTTCGAGCGCCAGATTCCCCACCGGCACGGCCGCGAGGTTCAAGGGCAAGAAGGGCAAGTCGAGCGCGAGCTTGGGGGCGAGGGTCTGGTATGCAGGCCACAGCACCAGCAGCCCGAGCAGCCCGCCGGCCAGTCCGGTAAGCAGGCCTTCGAACACGAACGGCCAGCGGATCGTCCAATTCGTGGCGCCGACGAGCTGCATGATCGTGATCTCGCGCTGCCGCGCGAAGACCGTAAGCCGGATCGTGTTATAGATGATAAGCGCGGTGGCGACGAACAGCAGCGCGATCACACCCAAGCCGATGAGACCGAGCACGCGGCGCAATCCCAGCAGCCGCTCGGTCACCTTGCTGCCGTAATTGACAAACGCGACGGTCGGCTTGGCTTGCAGCTCCGTCGCCACCGCGGGCGCGTCCGCCGGATCGGCGGTGTGCACGATGAACGAATTGGGCAGCGGATTGACGTTGATCAACCCGAGGTTGACCTGGCCGGCCAGCCGCTTGCGCAGCGTCTCGAGCGCCTCTTGCTTGCTGACGAAGCGCACGTTGTCGACGCGCGGATCGGCGCGCAGCTGGCGCATCATGGTGTCGATCTCGGCGGGCGACGTCTCGTCTTTGAGGTAGACGGCCACGTCGACGCGGTTGACGACATTGGCCATGAGGAGGTTGAATGACGCGCGCCCGAACAGGAACACGCCGAGCACCACGACCGATATCGCGACCGTGCCGATCGAGGTGAGCGTCATCGCCGCATTGCGGGTGAAGTTCTGGGCGACCTCGGCCCAGAAGAACTGCGTCCTACCCCAGTCCAACGTGATACCGGCCTCGCTCCTCATCGTGCGCGATGCGGCCGTGGACCAAGCGCACCACGCGCCGGCGCATGCGGTCGACGCTCGCCTGGTTGTGCGTCGCGACGATGACGGTCGTGCCCTTGGCGTTGATGCGCG from Candidatus Eremiobacteraceae bacterium harbors:
- a CDS encoding S41 family peptidase, which encodes MKMTQMHPTHRLTMFAAAALAGVLLLGSGPSATLAAATGGDDLNRSMLDYSFLRAGAEFFKAVDDQTLLDGAVAGIKKTVKSKGGDASKLPALHTLGSKSADISELNQELQTADRDYGKTVGEKDIAYGAIAGILDSLHDHWTVFMTPDEYKSLNQNLEGSGFPGIGIVIDTDPDTKSLLVTQVISGGPADKAGLMPGDIVLTIDGKPTTGLSVGDDSKLIRGKPGTSVELVVQRKGQTANLTMDITREFIHEPSVLARMLENNVGYVRLLVFGATTGEELTRALDDFQKAGVKGYVLDLRYNGGGYLNAAVDVASKFIPDGPIVSIDGRQKPFTTINAEATAVQAHPLVVLVNGYTASASEIAAGAVQDDGAGVLIGTKTYGKGEVQTIYPLPDGSAIKITTARYLTPSGKDINTIGIKPDIEVADVKPADIGNVLNDAQLQRALSFIRDQIAAGNNPPAAPGTTAGGDPGKTGQ
- a CDS encoding S41 family peptidase, with the protein product MPAYRRAIAVVLAIVAAAGLTLAYERAHLKRTNALDPRVLAFHVGDARGDFSVGGQLASADDRGKDLSILDISMEKVHEHFYKPIDDQGLLKGERTGLVKFLEQKHVNAVIALPTADNVLADDTAAANKMLTDAMDSYSSAASVDDMTFAAVSGMLDSLNDPYTVFLSPREIQSLNELIRGGDFGGIGIYIGKDPKTKDIEVLNPIEGTPASHAGLKPFDTIISVDGHLTKPMDLDSVMNLIRGKVGTAVKLLVARKGAPDKTYVVVREQIHVPSVSYRMIGKDVGYIQLYDFGDTSEQEVTAALNAVFKQGAKAIVFDLRNNGGGLLDAAVQVSSKFIADGPIVSTIDRAGQVETEDAYQDAVPPHPLVVLVNQYTASASEITAGAIQDARVGVLLGVRTYGKGVVQTIYDLPGSSAVKITTARYVTPNGRDINKRGIDPNITVPMDPKIVGLDSKDVQLKAALEYVHKQIALSAKNP
- a CDS encoding peptidoglycan DD-metalloendopeptidase family protein produces the protein MRATLRAAAILIAIAGAGAAQSPAMARVAHPTPTPVPINLKIKQSQQKIEQTKQQLEQARGQLHQAHFKVQNISTQLHETNDAIFRVTGEIGDLSSAIDVTERRLAVRRMQLADIQASLKRHTDALDRRMVDIYEQGSTSYLDVLLDATSFEDFVERLDFLRFIVRSDTELIARVNTEQHRYQTIVADLESTQADLNAQRDDRERKRGQLSSLADRRRELLYAATLQQNVIQQHVQQLEDLTAAQEAELQQLIVERQREEAAAAARARLAAQQARRAAAIAAGQTPPNEPIGSGRFIWPAQGPVVSPFGMRWHPILGGYRMHTGIDIGAPYGAPIVASDDGVVLFVGWYGGYGNTVIIDHGGGLSTLYAHCSAILVSQGLYVARGQAIARVGATGYATGPHLHFEIRVNGVPVNPMTRL
- the ftsX gene encoding permease-like cell division protein FtsX, encoding MDWGRTQFFWAEVAQNFTRNAAMTLTSIGTVAISVVVLGVFLFGRASFNLLMANVVNRVDVAVYLKDETSPAEIDTMMRQLRADPRVDNVRFVSKQEALETLRKRLAGQVNLGLINVNPLPNSFIVHTADPADAPAVATELQAKPTVAFVNYGSKVTERLLGLRRVLGLIGLGVIALLFVATALIIYNTIRLTVFARQREITIMQLVGATNWTIRWPFVFEGLLTGLAGGLLGLLVLWPAYQTLAPKLALDLPFLPLNLAAVPVGNLALELLLVGAFVGMLASWLSVSRYLRPA